GCGGGCCCGGCGATTGTGATTGTTTCGTTCGCGCTCGCGGTGATGATGAAGGTGAAGGGAGACGCGAAAGGGGACGGGCGGCAGGCTTGACAGGGGAGGTGCCGCGTGCTAACTTGAAGAATACGATGCGGGATTAACTCAATCGGTAGAGTGCAAGCTTCCCAAGCTTGAAGTTGCGGGTTCAAGTCCCGTATCCCGCTCCATAAGGAAAGCAGGCGAAACCGTGGCATTTTTCGGCGAGAGGAAAAAATCGGCAGGTGTGCCCGTGCCGGGTGCTTCCAGGCCGGCGGCGCCCAGCGCGCCTCCTCCCTCGCCGCGCACGGTGCTCGGACGCGGCGCGACGTTCGAGGGCGTCCTCAAGGGCGAAGGCGAGGTCGTGGTGGAAGGCTCGTTCCAGGGAGAGGTCAACCTGTCCGGCAACTTCGCCGTCGGCGTGGAAGGGCGCGTGGAGGCGAGCATTCAAGCCCGCGCCGTGACGGTCGAGGGAACCATCGTGGGTAACATGACGGTGTCGGAGCGGGTGGACATCCGCGCCACCGGCGTCATCGAAGGCGACATCACGACGCCCCGCGTCGCCGTGGCGGAAGGAGCGACCATCCGCGGCCGCATCAATATGTCTCCGTCGCTTGGCGCCGAAGCCCGACCGGGCGGCGCTGCCTCGCCGGGCATGGCCGTGCCCCCCGGCCGGGCCGCCGCGAGCCCGGGAGGAGCAGGCCTGCCTTCCACGAGCGGACGCGCCGTGGTCGAAGGCTAGGCGCGTCTTTTTTCCATTACATCCCTTCCCATGCGTTTCATGAACGTTCCGGCTGCTAATTATACGAAGCGGCGTCTCGCCGCGGGAGGGGTGCTTTTTTGCGCGTTCTGGGCAAGCGCCGCGCCATGCCTGGCAGTGGAAGCACCATCCGTCCGGGGCGGACGACACAAAAAGGGTGCGCCGGCCATACCCTTGGCCCTGGAGGAGCAGGCCGAGGCGGACGCGAAGTCGCGGCGGGCGGAGGCGTACGCGCGTTTCCTGCGCGGCAGCATCTATGAGCAGGAGGGACGGTATCCCCGGGCGCTCGAGGCCTACCGCGATGCCCTCGCGCTCGACCCGGAGTCTTCCCATCTGCACTTCAAACTCGGCGAGATGCTTTTCTACGCTGGGCAATTGAGTGAAGCCAGGGACCATGTGGAGGAGAGTCTCCGCCTCGGCGAAAGCTACGAGGCCCATCTTCTGATGGCGCGCCTTCACCACAGCACGGCCGGGCGGAAGGGGCGGCGGAGCACCGCGTTCTACGAGCTGGCCGCCGAGGAGTACCGACGCGCCATGGCGCTGGCCGCGGACTCCGACATGTCGGACAAGTCCGAAGCCGCCGCCATGGAGCTGGCCAAGCTTTACCTTGCGCTGGGCCGAACCGAGAAAGCCGAGGAGGTGCTCGAAGTGCTTCTGGCTCAAAAACCGGGTAACGCCCTTCCCCTCTTGCTGCTTGCGGAGATCCGCGAGTCGCAGGGGCTTTTTAATGAGGTGGAAGATCTCATTCAGCAGGCCTTGGAGGCCAATCCCGATTCCCTGCAGGCGATTCGCACAGCGGCCTCGTTCTATAGTGTGCGCGGCCGCTGCACCGAGGCCATTCCCCATCTCGAACGCCTCCTCGACGCCATACCGCCTGACTTCGTAACGCGGGAGCAGCTTGGACTTTGCTATATCGCCGAGAAGCGCTACGAGAACGCCATCTCCCTGCTCGAGCCGTTCGTAAGCCTCCAGAGCACCTACGACATCGTGCACCTTCTCGCGCTTGCCCTGCGGAAAACCGAGCAGCACGACAAGGCCGTCCGCTTGTGGCTGCGATTCTTGCAGGAACAGCCGGGGCACCTTAGGGCGCGCGCGGAACTCGCAGGGGTCTACGCGCTCCAGGAAGACTATGCGAGTGCCCTTGAGCAGTACCGGATTCTTGAAGACATGCTGCTTCGGACGCGGGAAACGGCCCGTGTTCCGCATGACGAGGTGGCGAAGGTTCTGCATCGGCAGGGACTGGTCCTTGTGGCCATGGGCCAATACGGCGAAGCCGCGACGGCTTTTGAGCGCGCCATGCGGCTCGCTTCGGCGCCTTCGGAGGATTTTTATTTGGCCGCACTCGAGGCATGGCTCAACGCGGACGAGGTCACCCGCGCGCTCACGGTCACCATTGAGGCCCTGAGCCATTTCCCGAAAAGCACGCTGCTGCGCTTCGCCATGGCCGAAATTTTCTTGCGGGACGGCAAGGAAAGCGAGGCCGTCAAGAGCGTTGAGGACATTCTCGAAGAAGACAACCTCACCGAGGGGGATTACCGGCAGGCCGCGGCGTTTTATCGAGCGCTCGAGTACCCCGAGGAAGCCATGGGGGTGCTCAAGAGGGGGGAAAAAGTTTTTCCGAAAAGCGACAGCATTCAGTTTCAACTGGGCGCCCTCTACGAGCGGCAGAGCTTTTTTGATGAAGCGGAGCGCCATCTGCGCCACGCCATTGAGCTGAATCCACGGAACGCGGCGGCCCTCAATTACCTGGGCTACATCCTCGCGGACCGGGGCGGGCCGCTCGACGAGGCGCTCGCACTGACGAAGCAGGCGGTCGCCATCGATTCGGGAAACGGCGCCTACCTCGACAGCCTGGGCTGGGCGCACTTTCGGCGCGGTGAATACGAGGAATCGGAAAAATACCTGGAGCAGGCCATCGAGCGCCTCGAGGACCCGATTGTTCGCGACCACCTGGGCGACGTGCGCTTCGCCCTCGGCCGCATCGAGGACGCCATCACGGAATGGCGCAAGGCCCTCGAAGGGGGAATCGAGAACGCCGAGGAGGTACGTCAAAAAATTGAGCGTGCGGAGGCGCAGCTTGGCGCGGCGCAATAGGGGCCGCGCCCCGACCTTGAAGATTCCATCGTTCGCCAAGCTGAACCTTGGCCTCGAAGCGGGGCCGCGCCGCCCCGACGGCTATCACGCCCTCGCAACGCTCTACCAGACCATCAGCCTTCACGATACGCTCTCGTTTTCGTTCGAGGGGCGGGAATGGCAGATCGAAACCCGATGCGGGCGCCGGGACAAGTACGACGACGCGGACCTTCCCGCGGGGACGGACAACCTCGTATGGCAGGCGCTCGAACGCCTCCGTCCGCACATGGGCAGGCAGGGCGTTCGCGTCCGCATTCAAAAGCGCATTCCAGTGGGAGCCGGCTTGGGCGGCGGAAGCAGCAACGCCGCCGCCGTGCTCCTTGCCGTAAACCGCGCGCTTCGCCTGGGGCTTTCGTGGCAGGCGCTCTACGCCGCCGCCGCTTCCCTGGGCTCGGACGTTCCGTTCTTTCTCCACGGCGGGACGGCGCTGGGCGTGGGGCGCGGCGAGGTGGTCTGCCCGCTTCCCGACGTGTGGAAAAGGGCCGTGTTCTACGTGCTTGCGGTTCCGCCGGAGCGCCTTTCGACGGAGGCCGTATACGAAGCGCTGGATCGGACTTGCAGGGGCTTGACTCCAAAAAAGTTGTCTGGTATTATTTTAAAGGATACGTTCCTGGTGCTTGACAGGGGTGTGCCGATGCAGTTGCAACTAAAGAACGACCTCGAAAGCGCGGCTTGTCGGATGGAGACGGTGGTCCGGCGGGTTCGGCGCGCCTTCGCTGAGGCGGGCGCCGTCCGTCCTGCGCTTACGGGGAGCGGGACAGGGTGGTATGCTCTTGTGCCCGGCCGTGCGGCGGCGCGGCGGATGGAGCGTCGTCTCGCTGGGTATGACTGGTTCGTCCGGACGGGTTGTTTCGTGACGAGGCGCCGCTTCGCCCGGGCGTTCCGCCCGCCCCGGCCATGCTGAACTCGGCCGCACTGCTTCCAGGAGACAGGCAAAGACAAGGTACAAAGAAAGAGAGAGAGAGAAGCCAATGAAAACCACTTTCCCCGACATGTAGGGGCAATTCCCGACACCTCGGGATAAGCCCCCGCAAAAGCGGGATAAGCTACGAGAGAACCCACGGGCTTGTCCTTCGGGTGTTCCGGTACACCGTATCGGGATTCCCTGGGGACGCGGTTTTTAGTTTTTTGGGGAGATCTCGAAAGGAATCCAAAACCATGAACATCACCGAAGTGCGCGTTTTTCCGATTCATGACAAGGACAAACTGAGAGCCTTCGTCTCGATTGTCATCGATGGTTGTTTCATCGTGACCGACATCAAGATCATCCAGGGCAGAAACGGCGCGTTTCTTTCGATGCCGGGCAAGCTCGGCAAAGACGGAAAGTTCCGTGACATCGTCCACCCTCTTGACTCGGAAACACGCAAGTTCATCGAGGACATGGTGTTCTCGAAGTATCACGAGGTCACCAAGGTCGAAGCGTCGCCCGGCGGCGAGGCGCTCCCTGCTCCTTCGGAGTAATCCCGGGCCTCTTCAAGGCGAGGGAGAGGGCTACGCCCGGCCGTGCGTGTCGAGGATGTCGCGCGCGAGGCGCTCGGCCGCCTCGTCGTTTCCGAGGCGGTAGATTTCCAAAATATCGCTCTCGATGAGGGCGTCGTAGAAGGCCACTCGGCGCTCGGCCGGAATCTTCTCCTGAATGTCGGTGCGCATTTTCTTCAAAAGCGCCGTGAACTTCGCGTACTCTTCGCCGAAGACTTTTTCCAGCATGAGGCGGACGCGGCGCGAGAGGCGCGGGGCCGAGCCGCCCGTGGCGACGGCGATCTGGAGTTCCCCCCGCCGCAGCACCGAGGGAACCACGAAGTGGCAGTGCTCGGGGTCGTCCGCGGCGTTGAGGAGAATTTTCTTTTCCTCGCAGAGGCGGTAGAGCTCGGGGTTGAGCGCGCGGTCGTCGGTCGCTCCCGCCACGAGAAAGACTCCTTCCAAATCGGAAGGAGCGAACGCCCGCGCGTGCCACACGATGCGGCCTTCCCCGGCGAGGCGGCGGATGTCGTCGTGCGCCTCGGGACTCACGACCGTGACGTGCGCGCCGGCTTCGAGAAGGGACAAAATTTTACGCGCGGCCACCTCGCCCCCGCCCACGACGAGCGCGCGCCGACCCTCGAGGTTGAGAAAAGCAGGGTAATAAGGCATTGCCAGCGGTTAGCCGTTAGCTATTAGCAGTTAGCAAGAGCTCCTTCTTCTAACGGCCGACGGCCAACTGCTAACGGCTTGCTTAAAGGAGCGCCTTGATTTCTTTCTCGAAGTCTTCCTTTCGGTGGGAGCCGACGAACCTGACGCGCAGCTTGCCCTCGCGGTCAATCAGGAAGGAGGTGGGAATGTTGCGGGCGCCGCCGTAATCCCGCGCAATCTTGTAGGTGGGATCCATGGCGACGCGATAGTTGATGTTGTTCTTCTTGGCGAACTCGGCAAGTTTCTCCGGAGGCATTCGCCTGGGATTGTCCACCGAAAGGGAGATCACGGCAAGGTGTTTCTTGCCGTATTCCTCATGCAAGGAATTAAGATGGGGGATCTCTATGCGGCAGGGGCGGCACCACGTCGCCCAAAAGGTGAGGAGCACCACCTTGCCCCTGTATTGCTTAAGGCTGAGTGGCTTGCCTTCCACGTCTTTGATTTCAAACTCCGGCGCCGGCAGCGGCTCCTTCAGGTACCCGATGACCGCCCACTGTTGGGACGCCGCAAGTACGGCGACCGCGAAGGCGAAAGCCGCCCATAGCTTCGACCGACTCATTCCTCTCGTTATGCGCTTCTGCAGCATTCCCTTATCCTTAAACGCCTCCCGCACCGTTTTATTTCCCGACCTTGCAGACTAATCCATCTGCAGCGAAAAGTCAATGCCGACGGAGGGCAGGGGCCGGTTATCAGGGGTCAGTCGTCAGAAAAAGGAAGATTCGTTTAACTGGCCCCTGACGGCTGGTCCCTGATTACTGGTTTAGAGGAGCGTCTTGATCACTTCCTCGAACACTTCCTTGCGGCGGGAGCCGACGAACTTGGCCCGCAGCCGGCCCTGGCGGTCGATGATGAACGAGGTGGGAATGTTGCGGGCGCCCCCGTAATCCTGCACAACCTTGGCGGTCGCCATGGCGACGCGGTAGTCGATGTTTTTCTTCCTTACGAACTCGGTGAGCTTCGCCGGAGTCACCCTCATTGGGTTGTCCACCGAGAGGGAGATGACGGCGAAGCCCTTATCGCCGTACTCCTTTTGCAAGGCATTAAGATGTGGAATCTCCATGATGCAGGGGCCGCACCACGTCGCCCAAAACATGAGAAGCACCACCTTGCCCCCGTATTGCGCGAGGCTGAGGGGCTTGCCTTCCAGGTCTTCGATTTCAAACGGCGGCGCAATCGGAGTCTCCGAAGTAAAGGGCTCCGGCGGAAGCTTTGTATCGGAGAGCTTCGGTGCGGGGCGCTGTCTCAGGGCGGCCAGCCTTTGCCGCTCCTTTTCCTCGTTTTCGAGCGCCGTCAATCTGAAAGCGCCGGGGTGAAGGCTGGGATCGAGAGACATCGCTTCGTCGCGCTCGCGGCGCGCCGTGTCCCAATCTCCGGCCTCGGCGCGGCGGTCACTCAGAACACGGTGCACCCTGGCCGTCCAGGGCCGCAATTCCTGCGATTCCGGGTTGAGGCGCGCGGCCTCTTCAAAAAAAGCAAGGGCCATCTCGGGATCGTCCTGGAGGAACGCGAGCGTTCCCCTGGCGAAGGACAGGCCGAAGCGCGCCTTCTCGTCATCCGGGCGCAGTGCAAGCGCGCGGGTGAAGGCGTCGAGCGCCTTCGGCTGGTTTTCGGGCACGCGACTGAGAAGCAGCGCCTCGCCCTCGGCGACGAGGCGGCCGGCGACGCGCCCTTCCATCTCGGCCAGGAAAGAAGCGTCGCCTCCCTCGGCTCCGGCCGCGCGCCTGGCCCAAAAAAGGGCGCTCGCCTCCGTTGGCTCGATGAAATTTCCCGCCGCGAACGCCTCCTCGGCCAGGCGCCGAAAGTCGCGCACCGCGACCTCCGATTCCTTTTCCTTCGGGTATAGCCATTCTAGAAAGCCTTGCTCGTGGAGGTAGAAAGCCGTACCGGCGAGAAGCGCGAGCGCCGCCGCGAGTCCTGCGGCAGCCACGACCATCGGTCGTTTCCACGGGTTCGTTTTTCCCATCGGGCTTTCCTTAAAACGCCTAGGGCCCCCTTTTCTTTCCTTCCCGCCCCCGCAGGCTAAACAAGCCGCGGCAGAAAGTCAATCCCATTGGAAGCCTCAGAAACTCGCTTGCCCGTTCAGGCCTTGGGGCAAGAGTCCCGACCCCCGCAGGTGTGTTATACTCTTTTCCATGCTTGCCGCTACGGTCCCTATGAGGCAGCCCTCGCGGCCGACGCGACGGTCCCTCAGCCAGGTACACCTCGTTCGCGAGGATACGAGCCGCGAGCTCGCCGAGCGCTTTGCCCCCCGGGACGACCAATGCGTCCTCGAGGTGGGTCCCGGCACGGGCAACGTGACCGACCACTTGGTGCGGCGCGTCAGGCGCCTCGTGGCCGTCGAGATTGATCCCGGGCTGGCCGGGGCGCTGGCAGCACGCTATCGCGGTCTCGAGCACGTCCGGGTTATTCAGGGCGACATCCTCGCGCTGGACGCGGCCGAGGTGCTGGCCCGCGACATGCCGGAGCAGGCGGATGAAGAGGCCGGCGCGGCGCGGGTTTTCTCGGCCCTTCCGTACCACATCACGAGCGCGTTCCTCGAATGGCTGCTCGACCACCGCGCCTGCTTCCGCGACGCCGTGCTCATCCTGCAGCGCGAGGTGGCCCGAAAGCTCCTGCGCGATACGCCGAAGACGCGCGGCTACCTTTCACACCGCGTCCGCTTCTGCGCGGACGTGAGCTCTATCATGCGCGTTCCGCCCTCGGCCTTCTCGCCGCGCCCGAGCGTCTCCTCCGAGGCGCTACGGCTGAGCTTTCGGAAAAAACCGCCTTTTTCCGAGGAGGACGAGGCGCCCCTTTTCGCCCTCGTGGGCGCGTCGTTCCGCGAGCGGCGCAAGACGCTCTGGAACAACCTGCGGCGCACGGCGCGCTATTCCCCCGAGGCGCTGGAGCGCGCGAGGGAAACGCTCGGATGGGAGAGGAACGTTCGCGCCGAGACGCTCTCCCTCGAGGATTTTTCGAAACTCCTCGCGGCGCTCACCCGGAGCCAGGGTCCATGATTATTCTATTGCAGGTAATTTTTCTCGCCGTTCTTCAGGGGATCACGGAGTTCTTGCCCGTCAGCAGCTCCGGCCACCTCGCCATCGCGGAGTACTTCATGGGCTTCCAGTCGCCGGGACTCACGTTCGAGGTCCTCGTCCACGCGGGAACCCTGGTATCCGTGATCGCCTACTTTCGCAAGGACATCGGCGCCCTCCTGGGGTTCGGAACGGATTCCAGGTTTGTGAAGCACGAGCATATGCTCCTTGTGTGGATCCTTGTGGGCTCGGTGCCCACGGGGATTCTCGGCTTTGTGCTCCAAGACGCGGCGGTGAAGGCGTTCCGCAACCTGGCGGCCGTAGGAGTGGGCTTTTTGGCGACGGCCGTGGTCCTCTACTTCGCTTCCCGCATCCATCCGGAAAAAATCGGCATCGAAACCATGGACTGGTACCACGCGGTTACGATAGGCGCGATGCAGGGGATCGCGGTGATGCCGGGCGTTTCGCGCGCCGGCGTGACCATCTCTACGGCACTGTTCGGAGGCCTTGATCGACGCACGGCCTTCTCGTTCTCGTTTCTTCTTTCCATCCCCGCCGTGCTGGGGGCCACGATCGGGGAGGCGAGCCACCTCACGGAGGGTGCCGTCAGCACGCAGGAACTGGGGCTCTACGCGATGGCCTTCGCCGTCTCCGCCGTCGTGGGATATGGCGCGCTCCACGCGCTGCGCCGCATCGTGGAATCGGCGCGCTTCTCGTTCTTCGCCTACTACTGTGCCCTTCTGGGTGTGGTGACCATTACGGTGAAGGCCCTATCGACGCAACCGGCGTAAAGCCCACGCGCCCCATCCCCAATGATTGCTTTCCGCGCCACTGCGAGCCATGCCCCATCGCCGGCACAAGGGCGGCTTCGAGGCATCCTGGGTGTTCCGCGGGGAGGCAGGGGCGCGTTTTTCCCGCCCGCTGCACCAAGCGCGCGGCGCGGCGAGTAGGAAAAACCCGATGCTCTTCTGGCAGGTGATCTTGCTCGCCGTTCTTCAAGGGCTTACGGAGTTTTTGCCCATCAGCAGCTCCGGCCACCTCGCCATCGCGGAGTACTTCATGAACTTTCGCTCGCCGGGGCTCGCGTTTGAGGTCATCGTCCACGCGGGGACCTTGATAGCGGTTTTCAGCTATTTCCGCAAGGACATCGCCTGCCTGCTCGGGCTCGGCTCCGATTCGGCGTTCGCGGGGCAGGAGAGAAAAACGTTGCTCCTGATCCTGCTGGGCTCCGTGCCCACGGGCGCCATTGGCCTCGCCCTTCAGGACGTCGCAACGTGGGCGTTCGACAGCATGGCGGCCGTAGGAGGGGGGCTCCTCGCCACGGCGGCGTTCCTTTATCCCGCTTCGAGGATCCGGAGCCCCGGTCCCGCGAAGGGCGGGGTCGGGGCCATGCGCTGGCGCCACGCCGTGCTCGTGGGCGCGGCGCAGGGACTTGCGGTGATGCCCGGCGTCTCGCGCACCGGCGTGACCATCTCGGCGGGACTCTTCGCCGGCCTTCATCGGCAGTTTGCCTTTTCGTTTTCGTTTCTTCTCTCCATTCCCGCCGTCCTCGGGGCCACGTTCCTCGAGGCGCGCCACCTCATTGAGGCGCCTCCTCAGGTGCTGGATATCGCCCTTTACGTCGCCGCGTTCCTCGTCTCGGCCGCAGTGGGCTACGGTGCGCTCCACGCGCTACGCCGCATCCTTGAGACCGCCCGCTTCTCGTTCTTCGCCTATTACTGCGTCCTAGTCGGGGCGGCCGCGGCCGTGGCGTCCCTCGTGTAACGCTCTCCCCCATGCCCTGGCTTGCCCTCTCCGGGCTCGTGGCTCTTTTCTATGGACTCCACGGCGCCTGGAGCCGCCATCTTCTGCGCCGCGGCGAGCCGCCGGCTATCGTGGTCTGGGCGACGTTCGTCTTCGGCGCTCCCGCGGCGGCGCTTTCCCTCCTTTGGGAGGGCGCGCCCGCCGAAATTCAGCCGGCGTTTCTCGGCGCCCTGGCCGTGAGCCTTGTGATCAATCTCGTCGCCATGACGCTTCTCATGCGGGCGCTCGCCGAGGGGAAGCTTTCGATCGTCTATCCGCTCCTTTCCCTCACGCCGCTCGCGATTGTCGCGACGGAGTGGTCCTACTACCGCATGCTGCCCTCGCGGCTCGGCGCGCTGGGCGTCGCGCTCATGGCGGGCGGCGTCTACGCGCTCCACCTCGAGTCCCGAACGCACCACTGGTTCGGGCCGCTTCGCTCGCTCGCGCAGAAGCCGAGCCGCTACGCGCTCGCCGTGGCCCTGCTCTGGAGCGTCTCCTCCGTGGCGGACAAAGTGGCCACCCAGGCGTCGAGCCCGGCCATGTACATCACGCTTTTTAACGTTCTTTTCGCTCTGCTTTACCTCCCCGCGGCCCTGCGGGCACGTCGGCGTTCCGCGCCGCGGGGGAACGAAGCACCCGGCGCCTCGCGGACGCAACGCCTCGGCATGCTTTTGCTGCTCGGGGCGCTGTGGGGCGTCATGGCGCTGCTGCAGATGCATGCGATCACCCTGACGAACGTCTCCTACGTCATCGCCACAAAGCGAAGCGGCGCGCTAGTCGCCGTTTTGTTCGGAAGCTTGGCGTTCCGCGAAGGCGCGCTCGCCTCCCGCTTGGCCGGGGCGCTCCTCATGACCGCGGGCGTCTGGTGCCTCGCGTGGGCGTAGCACAACGCAAACGCTTTTCCTGACTGGCCCCTAACGGCTGGCCTCTGACCCCTAACTTCGTGGCGGAGGGAGAGGGATTCGAACCCCCGGTCCCTTGCGGGACTCCGGTTTTCAAGACCGGTGCCTTCAACCGCTCGGCCATCCCTCCGGCCAATTTCCATTATACCCCGAAACGAGTTGGTGCGGGAAAAAGAATCTCTTCCAGAAACAGGCGGGACTCCGGGTTTTCCGCCGGAGGCGGATATGTCTCCGCCGAAGGACGGACTCGTCCTCTGGCGAGTTTTGGCGGACAAGACCGGTGACCTCAACCGCTCGGCCATCCCTCCGTCCAATTTCCATTATAAGTCCGGAAGGATGTGCAGGAGGACCATTCCCTGCGCTTTTCTCACCGTTTTGTTCATGATAAAATCGCTCCAAATACAGTGCTCAGTGTGAACCATGAAAAGAATTATCATCGCGGCGTGCCTGATTTTGGCCGCCCTCCTGTTTGTTCTGTTCTTGCGCATTAAGGCAGGTCGCTGGCACGAAAGCGACGGCTTTCGATGGGCCAAGCTTCCGTCCCCCGGCGACGCAGGCCCCGGATTCACAAGGCTGCCGTCCGCGCAAACGGGAATCACCTTCGTCAATCGCGTCACGGACGAACAAGCCGCCAGTAACGAGCTCCTTATAAATGGCTCGGGCGTGGCGGCTGGCGACATCGACGGCGACGGCCGTTGCGACCTCTACTTCTGCCGCACAGACGGCGATAACGCCCTCTACCGCAACCTCGGCGGCTGGCGGTTCGAGGACATCACCGCCTCCGCCGGCGTCACCTGCCCCGAGCGGTTCTCCACGGGAGCCGTGTTCGCGGACGTGGACGGCGACGGCGACATGGATCTGCTGACCACGGCGCTGGGGGGCCCGAACGCGTGCTTTCGGAACGACGGCAAGGGAAAGTTCCGGGAGGTGACGGAGGAGGCGGGGCTCCAGTCGAACCTGGGGAGCACGACGATGGCGCTTGCCGACGTGGACGGAGACGGCGACCTCGACCTCTACGTCGCGCGCTACTCCCGGCAGCGCGCCCAGACGCTGGTCACGCTTCTCTCCATAAAGGCCGGCCAGTGGGTGATGCCGGACGAGTTTCGGAAACGGTTCACGAACGTGGCGGGCAGGATTGTGGAATACGGAGAACCCGACGCTCTGTACCTCAATCGCGGCAACGGACAGTTTTATAATCCCGACGTCGTCGAGGTCAAAACTTTCCTCGACGAAGACGGGCGCCCCCTTTCCTCGCTGCCCCTCGATTGGGGACTCGCGGCCCAGTTCCGCGACATCGACGACGACGGCGATCCCGACCTTTACGTCTGCGGCGACTTCTGGACGCCCGACCGCATCTGGATGAACGACGGCGCGGGGCGCTTCCGGCCCATCGGGAAGCTGGCGCTGCGCAAGACGACCTTTTTTACGATGGTCGTGGATTTCGCCGACGTGGACCGCGACGGGGACCTGGACTTCTTTTTGACCGACATGCTCAGCCGCGAGCACCAGCTCCGCAAGATGCAAATGGGGTCGATGAGTGCAGCGCCACCAATCCCCCTTGTGATCGGCGCAATCGACGACCGCCCCCAGGTGATGCAGAACGCGATGTTCGTGAACCGGGGGGACGGCACGTACGCGGAAGTAGGTCAACTGAGCGACGTCCACTCCTCGGAATGGAGCTGGTCGATCGCGTTCCTTGATGTGGATCTCGACGGGTGGGAAGACATTCTTGTGGGAAACGGGCACCTTCACGACGTTCAAGACTCAGATACCCACGAGTACATGAGGACTCTTCAGAATTTCCCGTACGAGGAGGTCCGCCGCACGTACCTGCTGATGTTTCCTCGTTTGGAAACGCCCAACATCGCCTTCCGCAACCGCGGGGACTTGACGTTCGAGGAGGTGGGACGGCAGTGGGGGTTCGACTCGCACGACATCTCGCACGGGATGGCGCTGGCCGACCTGGACGGCGACGGCGACCTGGACGTGGTCGTCAACCACCTGCGCGCCGAGGCGGGCATCTACCGGAACAACGCCCCGGCGCCGCGCGTGGCCGTCCGCCTCAAGGGAGATTCTCCTAACACGCTGGGGATCGGGGCGAAGATCCGGCTCCTGGGGGGCGCGGTGGCGGAGCAGAGCCATGAGGTGATCTGCGGGGGGATGTACCTGTCGGGGTCGGAGCCGCTGCGGGTGTTCGCGGCGGGAGATGCTCAAGAGATGACGCTGGAAGTGTGGTGGCGGAGCGGGAAGCGGAGCGTGGTGGAGGGGGTCAGGGCGAACCGCCTGTACGAGATCGAGGAGTCGGGGGCGGAGGAATGGCAGCGGCCGCAGCCCGAGGAGATAGAGCCATGGTTCGAGGACGCGAGCGGGCGGCTGGGACACGTGCACGCGGAGGAGGAGTTTGACGATTTCACGCGGCAATCGCTGCTGCCGAACCGGATGAGCCAGCTGGGGCCGGGGGTGGGGTGGACGGACGTGGACGGAGACGGAAACGAGGACCTTCTTATTGCAAGCGGCCGGGGGGGAAAGTTAGCGATATATCGAAACGACGGGCGAGGAGGGTTTGAGATATTGGCGTG
The DNA window shown above is from Acidobacteriota bacterium and carries:
- a CDS encoding VCBS repeat-containing protein, which codes for MKRIIIAACLILAALLFVLFLRIKAGRWHESDGFRWAKLPSPGDAGPGFTRLPSAQTGITFVNRVTDEQAASNELLINGSGVAAGDIDGDGRCDLYFCRTDGDNALYRNLGGWRFEDITASAGVTCPERFSTGAVFADVDGDGDMDLLTTALGGPNACFRNDGKGKFREVTEEAGLQSNLGSTTMALADVDGDGDLDLYVARYSRQRAQTLVTLLSIKAGQWVMPDEFRKRFTNVAGRIVEYGEPDALYLNRGNGQFYNPDVVEVKTFLDEDGRPLSSLPLDWGLAAQFRDIDDDGDPDLYVCGDFWTPDRIWMNDGAGRFRPIGKLALRKTTFFTMVVDFADVDRDGDLDFFLTDMLSREHQLRKMQMGSMSAAPPIPLVIGAIDDRPQVMQNAMFVNRGDGTYAEVGQLSDVHSSEWSWSIAFLDVDLDGWEDILVGNGHLHDVQDSDTHEYMRTLQNFPYEEVRRTYLLMFPRLETPNIAFRNRGDLTFEEVGRQWGFDSHDISHGMALADLDGDGDLDVVVNHLRAEAGIYRNNAPAPRVAVRLKGDSPNTLGIGAKIRLLGGAVAEQSHEVICGGMYLSGSEPLRVFAAGDAQEMTLEVWWRSGKRSVVEGVRANRLYEIEESGAEEWQRPQPEEIEPWFEDASGRLGHVHAEEEFDDFTRQSLLPNRMSQLGPGVGWTDVDGDGNEDLLIASGRGGKLAIYRNDGRGGFEILAWEKTTQRDQTTVLGWARPVGGAAVLVGLSSFEDGRSDRESVARYDFGSTRAIAGAGLEGYGSSVGPMAMADVDGDGDLDLFVGGRTIPGRYPESASSRLFRNEGGRFVPDEENTKVLRNVGMVSGSVFSDIDGDGDADLVLAVEWGPVKVFLNEGGNYQDATEELGLSSYTGWWNGVTAGDFDNDGRMDIVATNWGRNTKYEHHYDEEHPLRIYYADFDQNGSLDVVEAHYDKAMGVEVPERGYSCTKRCMSFVEEEMGSYKAFGGASIEELYGERLRGAGVVEATVLDTMVFMNRGERFEGKALPLEAQLAPGFGVSVADMDGDGAEDVFMSQNFFATQVETPRMDGGRGLWLRGDGRGELTPVPGQESGVRVYGEQRGCAVGDFDRDGRVDLVVTQNGAGTKLYRNVRAKPGLRVRLRGGGKNPTGVGAVMRLEYEGGERGPAREVHAGSGYWSQDGAVQVLGQAREPRGIWVRWPGGKEVTAAVPSGAKEISMDVEEGRLEVLR
- a CDS encoding undecaprenyl-diphosphate phosphatase encodes the protein MLFWQVILLAVLQGLTEFLPISSSGHLAIAEYFMNFRSPGLAFEVIVHAGTLIAVFSYFRKDIACLLGLGSDSAFAGQERKTLLLILLGSVPTGAIGLALQDVATWAFDSMAAVGGGLLATAAFLYPASRIRSPGPAKGGVGAMRWRHAVLVGAAQGLAVMPGVSRTGVTISAGLFAGLHRQFAFSFSFLLSIPAVLGATFLEARHLIEAPPQVLDIALYVAAFLVSAAVGYGALHALRRILETARFSFFAYYCVLVGAAAAVASLV
- a CDS encoding EamA family transporter, producing the protein MPWLALSGLVALFYGLHGAWSRHLLRRGEPPAIVVWATFVFGAPAAALSLLWEGAPAEIQPAFLGALAVSLVINLVAMTLLMRALAEGKLSIVYPLLSLTPLAIVATEWSYYRMLPSRLGALGVALMAGGVYALHLESRTHHWFGPLRSLAQKPSRYALAVALLWSVSSVADKVATQASSPAMYITLFNVLFALLYLPAALRARRRSAPRGNEAPGASRTQRLGMLLLLGALWGVMALLQMHAITLTNVSYVIATKRSGALVAVLFGSLAFREGALASRLAGALLMTAGVWCLAWA
- a CDS encoding undecaprenyl-diphosphate phosphatase encodes the protein MIILLQVIFLAVLQGITEFLPVSSSGHLAIAEYFMGFQSPGLTFEVLVHAGTLVSVIAYFRKDIGALLGFGTDSRFVKHEHMLLVWILVGSVPTGILGFVLQDAAVKAFRNLAAVGVGFLATAVVLYFASRIHPEKIGIETMDWYHAVTIGAMQGIAVMPGVSRAGVTISTALFGGLDRRTAFSFSFLLSIPAVLGATIGEASHLTEGAVSTQELGLYAMAFAVSAVVGYGALHALRRIVESARFSFFAYYCALLGVVTITVKALSTQPA
- the rsmA gene encoding ribosomal RNA small subunit methyltransferase A, yielding MLAATVPMRQPSRPTRRSLSQVHLVREDTSRELAERFAPRDDQCVLEVGPGTGNVTDHLVRRVRRLVAVEIDPGLAGALAARYRGLEHVRVIQGDILALDAAEVLARDMPEQADEEAGAARVFSALPYHITSAFLEWLLDHRACFRDAVLILQREVARKLLRDTPKTRGYLSHRVRFCADVSSIMRVPPSAFSPRPSVSSEALRLSFRKKPPFSEEDEAPLFALVGASFRERRKTLWNNLRRTARYSPEALERARETLGWERNVRAETLSLEDFSKLLAALTRSQGP